From the Xiphophorus maculatus strain JP 163 A chromosome 20, X_maculatus-5.0-male, whole genome shotgun sequence genome, one window contains:
- the LOC102228815 gene encoding immunoglobulin-like and fibronectin type III domain-containing protein 1: protein MSSKIPQEQPKCSVAIKKRSRVPGVMITQFVERLPAGKSTPDFSRKPMTTNVQEGKKAFFKAMVSGEPPPAVTWTRNKGEMDDQEKYSTRYDKRAQEHVLEIVNVKLEQADNYKCFATNEYGQAVCAVTLNVVEGFKKKPQNANGSNEQATQDFRSMLKKTTVATRKKQLPQQKEGEIDPKLLELLLSAPKKDYERICLEFGITDFRWFLKKLKQIKKEREDEQSKVVENLDNIKQIEVKPSGRAEFSFDMKLRDPNSEVNLYKDGTLIPYDDDKNSKHSLQKTGINYLFSIKDPQREDAGFYQVDVEETNVLTTDFQVPDVEFVAKIKNSKVTENEDAVFQCVLSTALNKITWSKEDASLEHGGKYEITISEDKLTHTLRIKDCQMADKGAYYAIAGITSSSASLTVQADSSGRKGTKPSDKSKLISEEQEKFPKENTEMDTAKQTKAENDGAEKDAQEKVEDGKEGRVGGEGGEDNGEGICDGTGKGNDGDENDEDGKNKNLLGHDKITTDDGNKTKKQSRAAVLVSDSAIDRGAQFVRGLSDINAKVGDRAELSCKLNSETSEGRWYKNGKLLTEEEGVKIIKDGACHILMIECCKKDDNAVYRFEAEGRKSEATLNVQDPPRLDPDALGEFTNPVIVRVGDNAEWKLPFSGGAPMNIQWYKNDDDLLPAVNVKIDTSDTESQLRLTKCQRKDTGEVKIKIKNEFGVIEAVSRLIVLDKPTLPQGPVEITESAVTSVEFKWKPPKDSGGCPVTNYIIERQQVGRNKWSNLGEIPFIHSYKDTDVDPGRRYCYRIRAKNAEGISDYLQTGDIPAGVLRYPGPPTAPKVASAFKDCINLSWCPPCDTGGTKIMGYNLEKNKTGTNYWSLVNQNGPITDTKYAVKDIFEGAEYRFRVSAINLSGAGEPSIPCEAVIARDPKKPPGKVIDLKITSSSYTTLSLAWTKPKEVKGVEDEAQGYYVEIRPIESLEWTRCNATPIRLTSYTVLGLKAMAAYWVRVIATNYGGNGDPRGFDNYIIAMPPPVRPRFKDRNMKTLMVVKSGNTIRVNINFEASPMPDISWIKDGIPLLKHVTITNSDRGSQLLIPTSERSDSGIYMITVKNIVGQESFSVEIRVTDDPKPPGPVELDENIPGTVTLCWAPSPDEKRDDRIHYMVSKRDSFKRTWRTAADNLFNNKFTVVNIMPGREYYFRVFAKNDMGLSPPSESPVFALKKEKGKFKVDMPQMKALNFESPPSFIIPLKRRTAPEGYECYMSCAVKGDPGPRVTWYHNNISLNTNTNYHITNVCGVCSLLILRVAPKDNGEYKVIIENKLGNAESSMTLNVRE, encoded by the exons TGGCCATCAAGAAAAGGTCCCGAGTCCCTGGGGTTATGATCACTCAGTTTGTAGAGCGACTTCCTGCAGGAAAATCTACACCAGATTTTTCCAGGAAACCAATGACTACAAATGTTCAAGAGG gtaaaaaagccttttttaaagCTATGGTTAGCGGCGAGCCACCACCAGCTGTTACATGGACTCGCAACAAGGGTGAAATGGATGATCAAGAAAAGTACAGCACCAGATATGACAAACGAGCTCAAGAACATGTTCTTgag ATAGTAAATGTTAAACTTGAACAAGCGGACAATTACAAGTGCTTTGCAACAAATGAGTATGGACAAGCAGTCTGTGCAGTCACCCTGAATGTTGTTGAAG GCTTCAAGAAGAAACCACAGAATG caAATGGGTCAAATGAGCAGGCCACACAAGATTTCAGATCCATGCTTAAGAAAAC aaCTGTAGCCACCAGGAAAAAACAACTCCCTCAACAAAAAGAGGGAGAAATTGATCCTAAACTCTTGGAACTGCTTCTGAGTGCACCAAAGAAAGACTATGAAAGAATCTGTTTGGAGTTTGGTATTACCGACTTCCGCTGGTTCCTGAAGAAActcaaacagataaaaaaggAGAGGGAAGATGAGCAATCAAAG GTTGTAGAAAATCTGGACAATATTAAACAAATTGAAGTGAAACCATCTGGAAGAGCCGAATTTAGCTTCGATATGAAACTACGAGATCCCAACAGTGAAGTTAATTTATACAAG GATGGGACCTTGATTCCATATGATGACGACAAAAACTCAAAGCACAGCCTTCAGAAAACTGGAATAAACTATCTTTTCAGCATCAAAGACCCTCAGCGAGAGGACGCTGGATTTTATCAAGTTGATGTTGAAGAGACCAATGTTCTTACAACAGACTTTCAAG TACCCGATGTGGAGTTTGTAGCAAAAATCAAGAACAGTAAAGTCACTGAGAATGAAGATGCAGTCTTTCAGTGCGTTTTGTCAACAGCTCTCAACAAAATAACTTGGTCAAAAGAGGATGCATCACTGGAACATGGTGGTAAATATGAGATCACCATCTCAGAGGACAAACTTACTCACACCCTGAGAATAAAAGATTGCCAAATGGCAGATAAGGGAGCATATTATGCCATTGCTGGCATAACCTCCAGTAGCGCCTCACTCACTGTCCAAG CTGATTCAAGTGGGCGTAAGGGCACCAAACCCAGTGATAAGTCTAAGCTGATCTCAGAAGAGCAGGAGAagtttccaaaagaaaacactgaaatggACACAGCAAAGCAAACAAAGGCTGAAAATGATGGTGCAGAAAAAGATGCACAGGAAAAAGTAGAAGATGGCAAAGAAGGAAGAGTAGGAGGGGAAGGCGGAGAGGATAATGGTGAAGGTATATGTGATGGAACAGGAAAAGGAAACGATGGAGACGAGAATGATGAAGATGGCAAGAATAAAAACCTACTAGGACATGATAAAATCACAACAGATGATGGCAATAAGACAAAGAAGCAatccagagctgctgttttggtttCCGACTCTGCCATAG ACCGAGGAGCTCAGTTTGTCAGAGGTCTGTCAGATATAAATGCCAAAGTTGGTGACCGAGCAGAGCTGTCCTGCAAACTAAACAGTGAAACCTCTGAAGGACGCTGGTACAAAAATGGAAAGCTg CTGACAGAGGAAGAAGGCGTAAAGATAATCAAAGATGGAGCCTGTCACATATTAATGATTGAATGCTGTAAAAAAGATGACAATGCTGTGTATCGCTTTGAAGCTGAAGGACGCAAATCAGAGGCAACACTGAATGTCCAAG ACCCACCAAGACTCGACCCTGATGCTCTAGGTGAATTTACAAATCCAGTGATTGTTAGAGTAGGTGACAATGCCGAGTGGAAGCTGCCTTTCTCAGGTGGAGCACCAATGAACATACAGTGGTACAAGAATGATGACGACCTTCTGCCTGCAGTCAATGTGAAAATTGACACTTCAGACACTGAGAGTCAACTGCGCCTCAccaaatgtcaaagaaaagatACTGGAgaagtcaaaatcaaaataaaaaatgagtttgGCGTCATAGAAGCTGTGTCGAGGCTTATAGTACTTG ACAAACCAACACTCCCACAAGGCCCTGTTGAGATAACAGAAAGTGCAGTTACTTCTGTTGAATTCAAATGGAAACCACCAAAAGACAGCGGTGGTTGTCCAGTTACCAATTATATCATAGAACGGCAACAGGTGGGACGAAATAAATGGTCAAATCTGGGAGAGATCCCTTTTATCCATAGCTACAAGGACACTGATGTGGACCCTGGCAGAAGATACTGTTACAGAATTAGAGCCAAGAATGCTGAAGGCATCAGTGATTACCTGCAGACAGGGGACATACCAGCTGGTGTATTAC GTTATCCTGGACCACCGACAGCACCCAAAGTGGCGAGTGCCTTCAAAGACTGTATCAACCTGTCATGGTGTCCACCCTGTGACACAGGGGGAACCAAAATTATGGGGTACAACTTGGAAAAGAACAAGACAGGCACAAATTACTGGAGCCTTGTAAATCAAAATGGTCCAATTACAG ATACAAAGTATGCAGTGAAAGATATTTTTGAGGGTGCAGAATATCGATTTAGAGTGTCTGCCATCAACCTATCTGGTGCTGGAGAACCCAGTATTCCATGTGAGGCAGTTATTGCAAGAGATCCTAAGA AACCTCCAGGCAAAGTGATAGACCTTAAGATAACATCTTCAAGTTACACTACATTGTCATTGGCTTGGACTAAACCAAAGGAAGTGAAAGGCGTAGAAGATGAAGCCCAGGGTTACTATGTGGAAATCAGACCAATAGAGAGCCTTGAATGGACCCGCTGCAATGCCACACCAATTAGATTAACTTCCTACACTGTGCTTGGCCTCAAGGCAATGGCTGCATACTGGGTGAGAGTAATTGCCACAAATTATGGTGGAAATGGGGATCCTCGAGGCTTTGATAATTACATCATTGCCATGCCACCTCCTG TGAGACCAAGGTTCAAGGACCGCAACATGAAGACCTTGATGGTGGTGAAATCTGGAAACACTATTCGAGTCAACATCAACTTTGAG GCTTCTCCGATGCCTGATATTTCTTGGATAAAGGATGGAATTCCTTTGCTCAAACATGTGACTATAACTAATTCAGATAGAGGATCTCAGTTGTTAATTCCCACATCTGAGAGATCAGATAGTGGCATCTACATGATCACTGTCAAGAACATTGTTGGCCAGGAAAGCTTCAGTGTAGAAATCAGAGTTACAG atgACCCTAAGCCTCCAGGCCCTGTAGAGCTGGATGAGAACATACCAGGAACAGTGACTCTATGCTGGGCTCCATCTCCAGATGAGAAAAGAGATGACAGAATACACTACATGGTGTCCAAGAGGGACTCCTTCAAGCGCACTTGGCGGACAGCAGCTGACAACCTTTTTAACAACAAGTTCACAGTTGTCAACATTATGCCTGGGCGGGAGTACTACTTCAGAGTGTTTGCGAAAAACGACATGGGCCTGTCACCACCATCTGAGTCCCCtgtgtttgctttaaaaaaggaaaaag